A stretch of Pseudomonas sp. LS.1a DNA encodes these proteins:
- a CDS encoding DUF6196 family protein, translating into MKIFVLSIASVNKKEALRALLNGESEMVNISHETVQDTERRLLHVITQAHLRLFPGTYAFLEFPLSSFPDAARPDALALVRDDQVWSQLVPCADVEQELFGVCRFHFPQGSDNSGFVGWLAMRLKQKFGTGVFVTCGQNRDEGGIFDYWGVPASLASDIFAEIQALVDGQADGEVAVSL; encoded by the coding sequence TTGAAGATCTTCGTGCTTAGTATCGCCTCGGTCAATAAAAAAGAAGCGCTGCGCGCTTTACTGAACGGAGAGTCTGAAATGGTGAACATTTCCCATGAAACAGTCCAGGATACGGAGCGTCGATTGTTGCACGTCATTACCCAAGCCCATTTGAGGCTCTTCCCCGGCACCTACGCCTTTCTCGAGTTTCCGTTGTCATCGTTTCCTGATGCCGCTCGCCCTGATGCACTGGCGCTCGTACGAGATGACCAGGTGTGGAGTCAACTGGTCCCCTGTGCCGACGTCGAGCAAGAGCTGTTCGGCGTCTGCCGATTCCATTTTCCGCAAGGCTCCGACAACAGCGGTTTCGTTGGCTGGTTGGCAATGCGCCTGAAGCAGAAGTTTGGGACCGGCGTTTTTGTGACCTGTGGCCAGAATCGAGATGAGGGCGGGATCTTTGATTATTGGGGCGTCCCGGCCAGCCTGGCTTCAGATATTTTCGCAGAGATCCAGGCTTTGGTGGATGGCCAAGCGGACGGGGAGGTGGCAGTTTCCCTGTAG
- a CDS encoding ketopantoate reductase family protein — MKICILGAGALGCAIGAALSEAGHETWLLNRGRAHVEAMNLHGLRVQDERGERQVRVNAACDAEDVGVADLVVVLVKSFHTREAIDGAGALIGPQTLVLSLQNGLGHEDILAEAVGRERVLAGKTYVGGVLLAPGSIRAGVAGKQTFIGELDGKLTPRVQAIAEVFNSAGLATTVSDNILGTMWDKLLVNVATGALSAITRLGYGQLYSEPLLESTAKAAVAEAIAVAGQAGIHLSLTSPDAAWRLAAEGLPASFRTSMLQSLEKGSVTEIDFINGSVVRWGQRHGVATPVNATLVACIKGIERAMTDQQKGSHP, encoded by the coding sequence GTGAAAATCTGCATTCTGGGTGCCGGCGCCCTGGGTTGCGCCATAGGCGCGGCCTTGAGCGAGGCGGGGCATGAAACCTGGCTGTTGAACCGTGGCCGCGCACATGTCGAGGCGATGAACCTGCACGGGCTGCGGGTGCAGGACGAACGCGGCGAGCGGCAGGTGCGGGTCAATGCGGCCTGCGACGCCGAAGACGTGGGTGTGGCCGACCTGGTGGTGGTGCTGGTCAAATCGTTCCACACCCGCGAGGCGATTGACGGTGCCGGGGCGCTGATCGGGCCGCAGACGCTGGTGCTGTCACTGCAGAATGGCCTTGGCCATGAAGACATCCTGGCCGAAGCGGTGGGGCGTGAGCGGGTGCTGGCCGGCAAGACCTACGTCGGCGGCGTATTGCTGGCGCCGGGTTCGATCCGAGCCGGTGTAGCAGGCAAGCAGACTTTCATCGGCGAACTCGACGGCAAGCTGACGCCCCGTGTGCAGGCCATTGCCGAGGTCTTCAACAGCGCCGGGCTCGCGACCACGGTCAGCGACAACATCCTTGGCACCATGTGGGACAAGCTGCTGGTCAACGTCGCGACGGGCGCGCTCAGCGCTATCACCAGGCTCGGTTATGGCCAGCTCTACAGCGAGCCGCTGCTGGAAAGCACCGCCAAGGCAGCGGTGGCTGAAGCCATCGCCGTCGCTGGGCAAGCAGGCATCCACCTGAGCCTCACCAGCCCGGATGCTGCCTGGCGGCTGGCCGCCGAAGGCCTGCCGGCAAGCTTCCGTACCTCGATGCTACAGAGCCTGGAGAAGGGCTCGGTCACCGAGATCGATTTCATCAACGGCTCCGTCGTGCGCTGGGGCCAGCGCCACGGCGTGGCGACGCCGGTCAACGCGACCCTGGTGGCCTGCATCAAGGGTATCGAACGCGCAATGACCGATCAGCAGAAGGGGAGTCATCCATGA
- a CDS encoding alpha/beta hydrolase family protein: protein MKTVFGFLLYVCLNISAFAGYKTIGFQVSTLPGAQNGRPLELAVWYPSTTTATPQLIAETQVFAGALGVRDAPPATGALPLVVLSHGFRGNWGNQSWLASALAHQGYIVAAVNHPGTTTHDRRTEAAAQLWQRPIDLQRAIDAVMAQPDQFGRVAKRQIAVAGHSLGGWTALEIAGARFDPKRFVQDCITRPKLSSCSVYKQINPDRAPASKARLGSDLRDKRVTAIVTLDLGLSRGLTDESLMALPVPTLVIAAGAASEDLPAQLESAALAKRLPPATTRYVEIEDASHFSFLSMCKPGATALLEEDAPGDGIICQDGVNARPRALIQAQIASLITEFLEQSFRH from the coding sequence ATGAAAACAGTATTCGGCTTCTTGCTCTATGTCTGCCTGAACATATCCGCATTCGCAGGCTACAAGACCATCGGCTTCCAGGTCTCGACGTTGCCGGGCGCGCAAAATGGCCGCCCGCTGGAGCTGGCAGTCTGGTACCCGAGCACAACCACCGCTACACCACAATTGATCGCTGAGACCCAGGTATTCGCCGGTGCCCTCGGCGTCCGCGATGCGCCCCCGGCCACAGGTGCACTTCCATTGGTGGTACTTTCCCACGGCTTTCGCGGCAACTGGGGGAACCAGTCATGGTTAGCCAGTGCACTGGCTCACCAGGGCTACATCGTGGCGGCAGTCAACCACCCTGGCACCACCACCCACGATCGCCGCACTGAAGCCGCGGCACAGTTGTGGCAGCGCCCCATCGACTTGCAACGGGCCATCGATGCAGTCATGGCCCAGCCGGATCAGTTTGGACGGGTAGCCAAGCGTCAGATCGCAGTGGCTGGCCATTCACTGGGTGGCTGGACCGCGCTGGAAATCGCGGGTGCCCGTTTCGATCCCAAGCGTTTCGTCCAGGACTGCATCACCCGTCCCAAGCTATCCAGTTGCAGCGTTTACAAGCAGATCAATCCCGATCGCGCACCGGCTTCGAAAGCTCGACTGGGCAGCGATCTGCGCGACAAACGTGTCACTGCCATTGTTACCCTGGATCTGGGCCTTTCACGCGGCCTGACCGATGAAAGCCTGATGGCGTTGCCAGTACCGACTCTGGTGATCGCGGCGGGCGCAGCGTCTGAAGATCTCCCTGCACAGCTGGAATCCGCCGCCCTGGCCAAGCGTTTGCCTCCGGCGACGACTCGTTATGTCGAGATCGAGGACGCCAGCCACTTCAGCTTCCTGTCCATGTGCAAACCTGGCGCCACGGCATTGCTTGAAGAAGATGCACCTGGCGATGGCATCATTTGCCAGGACGGCGTTAACGCACGACCGCGCGCGCTGATACAGGCGCAGATTGCCTCGCTGATTACCGAGTTTCTGGAACAATCCTTTCGCCACTGA
- a CDS encoding LysR family transcriptional regulator → MDKLKSMAAFVAAAESDSFSAAAAVLGVTPQLIAKQVSNLESELGLKLITRTTRRQSLTAVGRDYYLRCKAILSDVEDADQLALSANSTPRGKIRISAPYNYGSHRLIPFLTQYLTRYPETEIELELTDRFVNIVEEGFEVVFRLGKPQLADSAALVQRSLRPFRMFACASPAYLSRKGTPLHPEQLVDHDCLGYLFSDRMTDKLWRFTKNMQTFTVPIASRLKVNNTLAKVNAALSDFGITLCVEDVLMPYVQRGELVVLFEEFEGPTYPVNLIYPLDRRPSAKLRHFIDEVVAALGSPQA, encoded by the coding sequence ATGGATAAGCTAAAAAGCATGGCGGCGTTCGTAGCAGCAGCCGAGTCAGACTCCTTCTCGGCAGCAGCTGCCGTGTTAGGCGTGACGCCGCAGCTGATTGCCAAACAGGTCAGCAATCTGGAATCTGAGCTAGGTCTTAAATTGATCACCCGCACCACGCGCCGACAAAGCCTGACCGCCGTGGGCAGGGACTATTACTTGCGCTGCAAGGCTATCCTGAGCGACGTTGAAGACGCCGATCAGCTGGCGCTGTCAGCAAACTCGACTCCGCGCGGAAAAATCCGTATCAGCGCCCCCTATAATTATGGTTCTCATCGACTCATCCCGTTCCTGACCCAATACCTAACGCGTTACCCAGAAACGGAAATCGAGTTGGAGTTGACTGACAGGTTCGTGAATATCGTAGAAGAGGGATTCGAAGTCGTGTTTCGGCTTGGCAAACCCCAACTGGCCGACAGCGCGGCATTGGTTCAGCGCAGCTTGAGACCTTTCAGGATGTTTGCTTGCGCATCTCCCGCTTATCTGTCACGAAAAGGGACCCCACTCCATCCCGAACAACTCGTGGACCATGATTGTCTGGGCTATCTGTTCTCCGATCGAATGACGGACAAACTCTGGCGATTCACCAAAAACATGCAGACGTTCACGGTCCCCATTGCGAGTCGACTGAAAGTCAATAACACCCTGGCCAAGGTGAATGCCGCATTGTCGGATTTCGGCATCACGCTGTGTGTCGAGGATGTACTGATGCCCTATGTGCAACGGGGGGAGCTGGTCGTACTCTTCGAGGAATTCGAAGGACCCACGTATCCCGTCAATCTGATCTACCCCCTCGACCGTCGCCCCTCCGCAAAGCTCAGGCACTTCATAGACGAAGTTGTTGCTGCATTGGGTTCGCCGCAGGCTTAG
- a CDS encoding low temperature requirement protein A: protein MKSLKYYEKNRRATWLELFFDLTFVVTIGQVTHTLGHVHQGHFEHGQLWAFLLLFIPLWWVWSSHTIYSNRFDTDSKLHRLATLFIMLLLIVLSARIGEDLEVNYPLIIACYFGIRAIISIMYISSISKLDSRGELSSRLGFALLVSAVVSLSSVLFSPPARYFVAYIGIILDILLPVFFWTKLKPLPAHTEHLIERIGLLTLILLGESVFSLSGGLSDIQWDRYNVMAAITGFIMICSIWWIYFDSFYLLSKNQIRMSGHSLIYSHLFLFMGLALLANLIRHAILNDIAMRDFQIMSLIGMALFFLGKQYGYFIAVSRIRKYILQNTLIVFSLGVLVIFLPRVEYILVGLTATMISYVFLNFRYR, encoded by the coding sequence ATGAAGTCTTTGAAATATTATGAAAAAAATCGACGCGCCACATGGTTGGAGTTGTTTTTTGACCTGACTTTTGTTGTTACAATTGGCCAGGTTACGCATACTCTCGGACATGTTCATCAAGGCCACTTTGAGCATGGGCAATTATGGGCTTTTTTGCTGCTTTTTATACCACTGTGGTGGGTCTGGTCCAGTCACACGATTTACTCCAATAGGTTTGATACAGACAGCAAACTTCACCGTTTGGCAACATTATTCATAATGCTGCTGCTCATTGTGCTATCTGCACGGATCGGAGAAGACCTGGAAGTTAACTACCCGCTTATTATTGCCTGCTATTTTGGTATACGTGCCATTATCAGCATCATGTACATTTCGTCCATAAGCAAGCTCGATTCTCGTGGCGAACTCTCCTCTAGGCTTGGCTTCGCCCTGTTAGTTAGCGCAGTTGTTAGTCTTTCATCAGTTCTTTTTAGCCCGCCCGCGCGTTACTTTGTTGCTTATATTGGGATCATTCTTGATATTTTGCTTCCTGTTTTTTTCTGGACTAAACTAAAACCATTACCGGCACATACAGAACACTTGATTGAACGGATAGGCTTGCTCACGCTCATTTTATTGGGTGAGTCAGTGTTTAGCCTTTCTGGAGGCTTATCTGACATTCAATGGGATCGCTACAATGTGATGGCGGCAATCACCGGATTTATCATGATTTGCAGTATATGGTGGATCTATTTTGATAGCTTTTACCTGCTGAGCAAAAATCAAATCAGAATGAGCGGGCACTCCTTGATCTACTCGCACCTTTTTCTTTTTATGGGGCTTGCACTCCTGGCTAATTTGATCAGGCATGCGATCCTGAATGACATTGCGATGCGCGATTTCCAGATTATGTCGCTCATCGGCATGGCCTTGTTTTTCCTAGGCAAGCAGTATGGCTATTTCATAGCCGTAAGTAGAATAAGGAAATACATACTGCAAAACACCTTGATCGTGTTTTCTTTGGGTGTATTGGTCATATTTCTACCCCGCGTCGAGTACATATTGGTCGGCCTGACAGCAACCATGATCTCTTATGTTTTCCTAAATTTCAGATATCGTTGA
- a CDS encoding putative quinol monooxygenase produces MVNVALFVRLEAKPGKEKDVESFLMGGLPIVEEEPATTAWFAIRLGPSTFGIFDAFPDEAGRQAHLSGKVAAALMAKAAELFTKPPSIEKVDVLAAKLPG; encoded by the coding sequence ATGGTCAACGTAGCGTTGTTCGTTCGTCTGGAAGCAAAACCCGGGAAAGAGAAGGATGTAGAGAGCTTTCTCATGGGCGGCCTTCCAATAGTGGAGGAGGAGCCTGCCACCACCGCTTGGTTCGCAATCCGCTTGGGGCCTTCCACCTTTGGCATCTTTGACGCCTTCCCGGATGAAGCTGGGCGACAAGCGCATCTTTCGGGGAAGGTCGCAGCGGCGCTTATGGCAAAGGCTGCCGAGCTGTTTACCAAACCGCCGTCAATCGAGAAAGTTGATGTCCTTGCTGCCAAGCTACCCGGCTAA
- a CDS encoding LysR family transcriptional regulator, with protein sequence MSALDALPDPKLLQLFDVLYQCRSVTRSAEQLGQSQPTVSIWLGRLREELNDPLFVRTPGGMAPTPRADQLIGPCREVLESLRRLTAWEPQFVPATAQRRFRLCVSDASHITLLPSILNHLRTHAPGIRLEAARIDGNTESALESGEADLAIGFVPWLGAGMYQQVLFEQDWVCLSNPQHPRLGKGMSVAHYQGEGHVQISAGTGQKLLEAGLARAGIERRIILELPAFLGLGMIVGSTDLVATLPRHIGQTLADMHGLQVHDCPFPVEGFTVKQHWHARYQQDSGNRWMREVVRALFQTGCG encoded by the coding sequence ATGAGCGCGCTCGACGCCTTGCCTGACCCCAAGCTGCTGCAGCTGTTCGATGTGCTGTACCAGTGCCGCAGCGTGACCCGTAGCGCTGAACAGCTCGGCCAGAGCCAACCTACTGTGAGCATCTGGCTGGGGCGCTTGCGTGAAGAGTTGAACGACCCGCTGTTCGTACGCACGCCAGGGGGCATGGCCCCTACCCCGCGCGCAGACCAGTTGATCGGGCCATGCCGCGAGGTGCTGGAGTCGCTGCGGCGCCTGACCGCCTGGGAGCCGCAATTCGTTCCGGCCACGGCGCAACGGCGCTTTCGCCTGTGCGTCAGTGATGCCAGCCATATCACCCTGCTGCCCAGCATCCTCAACCACCTGCGTACCCACGCGCCCGGTATTCGCCTGGAGGCGGCGCGCATCGATGGCAATACCGAAAGTGCGCTGGAGTCGGGTGAGGCGGACCTGGCCATCGGCTTTGTGCCTTGGCTGGGCGCGGGGATGTATCAACAGGTGTTGTTCGAGCAGGACTGGGTCTGCCTGAGCAACCCACAACACCCTCGTTTGGGTAAAGGCATGAGCGTGGCGCATTACCAGGGCGAGGGGCATGTACAGATCAGTGCCGGGACCGGGCAGAAGCTGCTGGAGGCTGGCCTGGCGCGGGCCGGCATCGAACGCAGGATCATACTGGAGCTGCCAGCGTTTCTGGGCTTGGGGATGATCGTCGGGTCGACCGACCTGGTGGCGACGCTGCCACGGCACATCGGACAGACCCTTGCCGACATGCATGGTTTGCAGGTGCACGATTGCCCGTTTCCAGTGGAGGGCTTCACGGTCAAGCAGCACTGGCACGCACGGTACCAGCAGGACAGCGGGAATCGCTGGATGAGGGAGGTGGTTCGGGCATTGTTTCAGACAGGGTGTGGTTAG
- a CDS encoding redoxin domain-containing protein, with product MKTSEFDDAKETNGDLVQGPLPAGTVAPNFTLYATPDQQLSLRELKGNPVVLAFYPADWTSVCGDQLTLYNQLLPTFREYAERILTSPKFKPPSMAG from the coding sequence ATGAAAACTTCAGAATTTGATGATGCAAAAGAAACGAATGGCGATCTGGTTCAGGGGCCGCTGCCGGCCGGCACTGTCGCGCCCAACTTCACCCTTTACGCAACCCCTGATCAACAGTTGTCGCTGCGTGAACTCAAGGGAAATCCCGTGGTACTGGCGTTTTATCCCGCTGACTGGACTTCGGTGTGCGGTGACCAACTGACATTGTACAACCAGTTGCTACCCACATTCAGAGAATACGCCGAGAGGATACTTACATCCCCAAAATTCAAGCCGCCTTCAATGGCGGGGTAA
- a CDS encoding VOC family protein, with product MSQPKAYLEHVAFWVRDIQWHIRFFSEVCGMTMREIQGDVEQPAQYWTLGGLQFIHQPDFAGPEGRMAHLGIMCEDLEAVLAAAQRFGVSEMPQGRNWLRLPDGLAVEFIQALPAKCVAQALAIDPRAEVKA from the coding sequence ATGAGTCAGCCGAAAGCCTACCTGGAACACGTTGCGTTCTGGGTGCGGGACATCCAGTGGCACATCCGCTTTTTCAGCGAGGTGTGCGGCATGACCATGCGCGAGATACAGGGTGACGTCGAGCAGCCGGCGCAGTACTGGACCCTCGGTGGCCTGCAGTTCATCCACCAGCCGGACTTTGCCGGCCCGGAAGGGCGCATGGCGCACCTGGGCATCATGTGCGAGGACCTTGAAGCTGTCCTGGCCGCTGCACAGCGTTTCGGCGTCAGCGAAATGCCCCAGGGCCGCAACTGGCTGCGCCTGCCGGACGGCCTGGCGGTGGAGTTCATTCAGGCATTGCCGGCGAAGTGTGTCGCCCAGGCATTGGCCATCGACCCGCGTGCGGAGGTGAAGGCATGA
- a CDS encoding TonB-dependent siderophore receptor produces the protein MHHRSISSCYATPLASTLGCAAAVLIASSSPVWAAADSSVQHYEIPAAPLGTALNHLGQQAHLLLSFPNELIAGQNSPGLKGDYTVDGALQALLEGSQLIAVRQPDGRYTLQRAPASTALELQSISISGKAPGSTTEGTGLYTTYSSSSSTRLNLTPKETPQSLTVMTRQRLDDQRLTNLSDTLDATPGIIVLRDGLGAESDGYFSRGFEVQNFEIDGVPTVKRMDNYTQSMAMYDRVEVVRGATGLISGLGSPSATINLIRKSPTSEAQASVTAEAGTWDRYGTGFDVSGPLTETGNVRGRLVADFKTEQSWVDRYKQDSQLIYGITEFDLTEDTLLTMGFSYQRTDVDSPMRSGLPTRFTDGSRTNLKSSLNSAQTWSYNDHEQTSFFTSIEQQFANGWSGKIELTHSENKFDEVFNYVNGSLNPDGSGTTQLPVRFSGIPRQNNIDAYLTGPFGLLGREHELIAGVTLSNYYEDVPSYGGWKYDYSGSPAGAIDNLLNWNGGSVKPEFDVTGKSTADETQYAAYLATRLHATDDLSVLLGSRVIDWHRDIEDKPYNAEQTKTKEAETGVYIPYAGVVYDVNDTWSLYASYTKIFNPQSSWVRDIDNKPLDPMEGTGYEVGVKGSHFDGKLNSSVALFKIEQDNLAIWIDTPGGNTYKSEQGTTTKGAEFTLDGELAEGWQASAGYAYAVSTDADDQRIVTTLPRHSLKTFTSYRLPGILDKLTLGGGVNWQSKTGADLHTFTQGSYAVTNLLARYDFNKHLSASVNLNNVFDREYLSYAGDHGMYGAPRNIMTGFKYNF, from the coding sequence ATGCATCACCGCAGTATTTCGTCGTGCTACGCAACCCCGCTCGCCAGCACCCTGGGTTGCGCCGCGGCGGTTCTGATTGCCAGTTCATCGCCAGTGTGGGCAGCCGCCGATAGCAGCGTGCAACACTATGAAATCCCTGCGGCGCCACTGGGCACTGCGCTCAATCACCTGGGCCAGCAAGCCCATTTGTTGTTGTCGTTTCCCAATGAATTGATTGCCGGACAAAACAGCCCTGGCTTGAAGGGTGATTACACGGTCGACGGTGCGCTACAGGCGCTGCTTGAGGGCAGCCAGCTCATAGCGGTGCGCCAGCCGGATGGGCGATACACCCTCCAGCGAGCGCCGGCTTCTACCGCGCTGGAGCTTCAAAGCATTTCAATTTCGGGCAAAGCGCCCGGGTCTACTACAGAAGGTACCGGGCTTTACACCACCTACTCATCCAGCAGTTCCACCCGTCTGAACCTGACCCCCAAAGAGACCCCGCAGTCGCTGACCGTCATGACCCGCCAGCGCCTGGATGACCAGCGCCTGACCAATCTAAGCGATACCCTCGATGCCACACCGGGCATCATCGTGTTGCGCGACGGGCTGGGTGCCGAATCCGATGGTTACTTCTCGCGCGGCTTCGAGGTTCAGAACTTTGAAATCGATGGTGTGCCTACCGTCAAGCGCATGGACAATTACACCCAGAGCATGGCCATGTATGACCGGGTGGAGGTGGTGCGCGGTGCTACCGGCCTGATCAGCGGCCTGGGCAGCCCTTCAGCGACGATCAACCTGATCCGCAAGAGTCCGACCTCCGAGGCTCAGGCCAGCGTCACCGCAGAAGCTGGTACCTGGGACCGCTACGGAACTGGCTTTGATGTATCTGGCCCGCTGACCGAAACCGGCAACGTACGCGGTCGTCTGGTCGCCGACTTCAAGACAGAGCAGTCATGGGTAGACCGCTACAAGCAGGACTCGCAGCTGATCTACGGCATTACCGAGTTCGACCTGACTGAAGACACTCTGCTGACAATGGGCTTCAGTTATCAACGCACAGACGTTGACTCGCCCATGCGCTCCGGCCTGCCGACCCGCTTCACCGACGGGTCTCGCACCAACCTAAAAAGCTCGCTCAATTCGGCTCAAACGTGGTCTTACAACGACCATGAGCAAACCAGCTTTTTTACCTCGATCGAACAGCAGTTCGCCAATGGCTGGAGCGGAAAGATCGAGCTGACCCACTCCGAAAACAAGTTTGATGAAGTCTTCAACTACGTCAACGGCAGCCTCAACCCGGACGGAAGCGGCACCACTCAGTTGCCAGTGCGCTTCTCCGGCATCCCGCGCCAGAACAACATCGATGCCTACCTGACCGGCCCGTTCGGTCTGTTGGGCCGCGAGCACGAATTGATCGCCGGCGTGACCTTGTCCAACTACTACGAGGACGTGCCAAGCTACGGCGGCTGGAAATACGACTATTCCGGCTCTCCGGCTGGCGCGATCGATAACCTGTTGAACTGGAACGGCGGCTCGGTCAAACCGGAATTCGACGTCACTGGCAAATCCACTGCCGACGAAACCCAATACGCCGCTTATCTCGCCACGCGCCTGCACGCCACCGACGATCTCAGTGTCTTGCTGGGTAGCCGCGTGATCGATTGGCATCGTGACATCGAGGATAAACCCTACAACGCCGAGCAAACCAAGACCAAGGAGGCGGAAACCGGCGTCTACATCCCGTATGCTGGCGTGGTGTATGACGTCAACGATACGTGGTCGCTGTATGCCAGTTATACGAAAATCTTCAACCCACAGTCGTCCTGGGTTCGCGACATCGACAACAAACCACTGGATCCGATGGAGGGCACCGGGTATGAAGTTGGCGTCAAGGGAAGCCACTTCGACGGCAAGCTGAACTCCAGCGTCGCGCTGTTCAAGATCGAGCAGGACAACCTGGCGATCTGGATCGATACCCCAGGCGGTAACACGTATAAGTCGGAGCAGGGAACCACTACCAAAGGCGCTGAATTCACCCTGGACGGAGAGCTGGCCGAAGGCTGGCAGGCATCTGCCGGTTATGCCTATGCAGTCAGCACCGACGCTGACGACCAGCGTATCGTTACCACCCTGCCTCGCCACAGTCTCAAGACCTTCACCAGCTATCGCCTGCCGGGGATTCTGGACAAGCTCACCCTTGGCGGCGGTGTGAACTGGCAGAGCAAAACCGGTGCCGACCTGCACACCTTCACTCAGGGTAGCTATGCCGTCACCAACCTCCTGGCTCGCTACGACTTCAACAAGCATCTGAGTGCGTCAGTCAATCTGAACAACGTGTTCGACCGTGAATACCTCAGCTATGCCGGCGACCACGGTATGTACGGTGCTCCAAGAAACATCATGACGGGTTTCAAGTACAACTTCTGA
- a CDS encoding FecR domain-containing protein yields MTITENAFTREPAPSPKMCEEAMAWWLDMQEANFDSPAQAAFMAWRSEHPLHDLAWERALALAAQLDSLRTQGDPNLARQALLLSSQEGLSRRRAIKGLALLLTTSAGAWLAGGSEVVSRLSADYVTGVGEQRRVALNANLSFDLNTRSAINVRHTDHRWHLRLLSGEILVDTVLNQALSIEATQIRAQASSARFTVRQFDNGSTQLAVYRGSLQVSPAKASTWTSLQAGQLARFGALGLLDQDALQANAPAWAEGMIVANGQPLQAFLDELGRYRHGHLGCDPALANLRVWGSYPLADSDRIIDAVAQTLKLDVQRFTRLWVNLRALPATV; encoded by the coding sequence ATGACGATCACCGAAAACGCCTTTACCCGAGAACCCGCGCCATCACCGAAAATGTGTGAGGAGGCGATGGCGTGGTGGCTCGATATGCAGGAAGCTAATTTTGATTCACCCGCACAGGCCGCCTTCATGGCATGGCGTAGTGAACACCCCTTGCATGATCTGGCCTGGGAAAGAGCCTTGGCTCTGGCTGCGCAGCTAGACTCATTGCGCACCCAGGGCGATCCAAACCTTGCCCGACAGGCCCTGTTGCTTTCTTCTCAGGAAGGGTTGAGCAGACGACGGGCCATCAAGGGCCTGGCCTTGCTGCTGACCACAAGCGCGGGTGCATGGTTGGCCGGAGGCAGCGAAGTGGTTTCGCGCTTGAGCGCCGATTACGTCACGGGTGTTGGAGAGCAGCGACGCGTCGCGCTGAACGCCAATCTGTCGTTTGATCTCAATACCCGCAGCGCGATAAATGTTCGTCATACAGATCATCGCTGGCACCTTCGATTACTCAGCGGCGAGATCCTGGTCGACACGGTTTTGAACCAGGCACTCTCCATCGAAGCCACTCAGATTCGCGCACAGGCGTCCTCGGCGCGCTTCACGGTACGCCAATTTGACAATGGCTCGACTCAGTTGGCGGTCTATCGTGGCTCACTTCAGGTAAGCCCGGCAAAAGCGAGCACGTGGACTTCCTTGCAGGCCGGGCAACTGGCTCGTTTCGGGGCGCTCGGCCTGCTCGATCAGGATGCACTGCAAGCAAACGCTCCGGCCTGGGCAGAAGGCATGATCGTCGCCAACGGCCAACCGCTCCAGGCTTTCCTGGATGAACTGGGTCGGTATCGTCATGGGCATCTCGGGTGCGACCCCGCATTGGCCAACCTGCGTGTATGGGGATCCTACCCGCTGGCAGACAGCGATCGAATCATCGATGCCGTTGCCCAGACGCTGAAACTGGATGTCCAGCGTTTCACTCGCCTATGGGTCAACTTGCGCGCCTTGCCGGCAACCGTTTGA
- a CDS encoding sigma-70 family RNA polymerase sigma factor, producing the protein MASVDSAQLTALYEQQHRWLRRWLYRQLSCSHRAADLMQDTFMRLLLSKEALEVRQPRPFLAKVARSVLSNHYRRTRLEKAYLDAIQTEDENVLPDLATQLIIFETLVRLDEALCKLDIAVKKAFLWSQLDGLSHGEIAERLGISIATVKRHIIKAGAQCMLVTEALE; encoded by the coding sequence ATGGCATCCGTCGACAGTGCTCAGCTCACGGCTCTTTACGAACAGCAACACCGCTGGCTGCGTCGCTGGCTGTATCGGCAATTGAGCTGCTCACACCGCGCCGCTGATTTGATGCAGGACACCTTCATGCGCCTGTTGCTCAGCAAAGAGGCGTTGGAAGTCCGGCAGCCTCGACCGTTTCTGGCGAAGGTGGCACGCAGTGTCCTGTCAAACCACTACCGCCGCACACGCCTGGAAAAAGCCTATCTGGATGCGATCCAGACGGAAGACGAAAACGTGCTGCCGGATCTGGCGACCCAATTGATTATTTTCGAGACGCTGGTTCGACTCGACGAAGCACTCTGTAAGTTGGATATCGCCGTCAAAAAGGCATTCCTCTGGTCGCAACTGGATGGGCTCAGCCATGGGGAAATTGCCGAGCGGCTGGGTATTTCAATCGCTACCGTCAAACGCCACATCATCAAGGCAGGTGCGCAGTGCATGCTGGTGACGGAAGCGCTGGAATGA